Part of the Dethiosulfovibrio russensis genome, CAAACCTCCCTTCGCGATAACCCACGCTCCGGGGCACATGATGATACTGGACCCCAAGGACGCCGATCTGGCGGTGTTCTGATCTCTCGAAAACGCTCCTAAAGAGGGACCTCCTTTGCGAGGTTCCTCTTTTTTGTCAAAAAAAGATAAAGAGTATCATTTTGATAATACAAAATTTCAAATATATCGAAATAGATTATCTTGCTTGATATCCTCAGCAAATAAACCTATACTGAAAGATAGTTTCAATTCTATCGGGAAGGGAATGGTGCCATGATGGGGTTTAACGAACTCATATCCGCCTTGTCCAACTGGCTTTGGGGATGGCCCATGCGGATACTCCTGTTCGGAGGGGGCGTCTGGCTGACGGTCTCCCTCGGCTTCTTTCAGTTCAAGTACTGTCGCAGAATACTGAGAGAGACCTTCGGAAAGATCTTCTCCTCCAAAAAGGACGGAGAGGGAACCATATCGCCGTTTCAGGCCACTACTGCGGCCCTGGCCTCGACGGTCGGAGCGGCCAACATAATAGGGGTATCGGTGGCAGTGGCCTTCGGTGGCCCAGGGGCGATCTTTTGGATGTGGGTAGTAGCGGCCATAGGCTGTGCATCCAAATTCTCCGAGATAGCCCTGGGAGTCCATTACAGGGAAAAAAACGCCAGAGGAGAGTTCGTCGGAGGCCCCATGTACTACCTGAAGAAAGGCGTCGGAGGAAGGATCGGCAGATGGCTCAGCCTGATATTCTCCTTCTGTCTGATGCTGGAGATCATACCGTCCATAGCCACCCAGTCCCTTTCGGTGGTTCGATCGGTTAACGAGTTAGGAGTGTCCAGCATAGCAGCAGGAACGGTACTGGCCGTGCTGGTTGGACTGGTCGTCTTCGGAGGAATCACCAGGATAGGGAAGGTGGCCGAGGTCATGGTTCCAGCCATGGCCGTATGCTTCATAATCGGCGCCCTGATGGTGCTGGCGGTCAACCTGTCCAAGATACCCGAGGCCCTGTCTCTGATATTCCGTTCGGCCTTCACCCCTGCCGCCTCGATAGGCGGATTCGGCGGTGCCGGGATAATAGCGAC contains:
- a CDS encoding alanine/glycine:cation symporter family protein produces the protein MMGFNELISALSNWLWGWPMRILLFGGGVWLTVSLGFFQFKYCRRILRETFGKIFSSKKDGEGTISPFQATTAALASTVGAANIIGVSVAVAFGGPGAIFWMWVVAAIGCASKFSEIALGVHYREKNARGEFVGGPMYYLKKGVGGRIGRWLSLIFSFCLMLEIIPSIATQSLSVVRSVNELGVSSIAAGTVLAVLVGLVVFGGITRIGKVAEVMVPAMAVCFIIGALMVLAVNLSKIPEALSLIFRSAFTPAASIGGFGGAGIIATLRWGIARGTYSNEAGMGTAPVAHSTAVTDHPCRQACWGIFEIVADTMIICTVTGLAIIVSGAWTALPAKDAATMPLYAFSSVFGDKIGSTAISISLTLFVISTIITLVYYGEKQAEFLFGYRFSLFMRTVYVAAIFWGALGGLSSLFYVLDILLAMVIIPNMIGLLTLTPEIKKLKNDYFSGAMRWREGKFS